TTGATCCGGCATTTCTCGGTCAGCTGAACTTCAAATCCGATACATCATTTGAAGAATCTGATGAACCCGCTGAATACCTGGCTGGAAATTACACCGCGAAGGAAGACATTCTCGCAGGATTTGTGCAGTGGAATCAAGCACTATCTGATCGTCTGAATATGATCATTGGTGTACGTGCCGAACAAACCCAACTGGATTATACAGGAAATATCGTCTACGATGAAGAAGATCTTCAGGGAACTGCCCAATTCGAAAACGACTATACCGATGTATTGCCAAGTATTAACCTGCGTTACGAATGGAACAAGAATTTTATCTTAAGAGCTGCCCTGACCCGGGGTATTGCAAGGCCTAAATACTATGATCTCGTACCCTACTTCAACGTACTTGCTGACGATATGGAATTGCAAAGTGGAAACCCAAAATTGGAACCAATACGCAGTACCAACGCAGACCTCATGGGTGAATACTATTTCAAATCCATTGGTATTATCTCTGCAGGGGTGTTTTACAAATCATTAAACAACTTCTTTTATACCTACCGGGATGAAAACTACACCGCAGAGAAATTTGCAAGTGACTTCCCGGGAATTAACAACCCCATTCAGGCAGGCGATGAATGGCAGTATACTCAACGTCGCAATGGAAGTGATGTAAATGTTCTTGGTTTTGAAATTGCCCTTCAAAGAAAACTGGACTTTCTACCTGGATTTCTGGGTAATTTGAGTTTAAACACCAACTATACCCATACGCATTCCAATGCAGATGGAATATACGATAATTCCGGTGCGCTGATCCGCGAAGATGTTACATTGCCTGGAACCGCTCCACATATGTTTAACGCCTCGCTTACCTTTGAAAATAAAAAATGGGTGGTTAATTTGAGTGGAAATTACACGGCAGCCTATGTGGATGATAGTGAAGATGCCGGCTACTCAGAAGATGCATTCTACGACCGCTATTACGACAAGCAATTTTTCCTGGATGCCAATGCCAGTTTTGCAGTGAATTCAAATTTGCGCATTTTTGCAGAAGCTAACAATCTGACCAATCAACCGCTCCGCTACTATCAAGGCATTGAAGACAGAACTTCGCAAATTGAATATTATGGATCTAAATTTAACCTGGGTGTAAAGTGGGATTTGACCCGATAATGAATGAGTACGAACGAATGTTAATTCCGTTGAGGTTATTTTCCCTTTTGGGGCTTCTTCTGTTTTTGGGATCCTGTACCAGAAAAACTGCTTTGAACAGGGATCAGATTCTGCAAGCTGAAGTCATTTCGGAAAAAGTACTCGATGATTCGGATGATCCAGCCATATGGGTAGATCCTAATCATCCAGCAAATTCCCTGGTCATAGGTACCGATAAACACCTCGATAACGGAGGCCTGTATGTTTTCAACTTGCAGGGAAAAATTGACCGAAATCGAACAAAACTCGGCATGAAAAGGGTTAACAACGTGGATGTGGCTTACGGCTTTATATGGGGGAAAGACACCATTGATATTGTTGTTGCAACGGAAAGAGATCGCAATAGTCTTAGAATTTTCTCTTTGCCTGAAATGGAATCCATTGATGGAGGTGGAGTAAAAATTATGGCACAGCCCGGAGATAGCCTACCGATGGGTATTGCTCTTTATAAATCAGCTGATCATCAAGTATACGCCATCGTTAGCCGGAAACAGGGGCCTTCAGAAAATTATTTGTCGCAATACCTGTTGAGACAAGACGCTTCAGGTCGGCTGGAAGCTGTTGAAGTCAGGAGATTTGGAAAATTTTCGGGTAAAAAAGAAATCGAATCCATTTGTGTGGACAACGAACTAGGTTACATTTATTACAGTGATGAACGCGCCGGAGTCCGTAAATATTTCGCTGATCCTTCCAAGGGAAATCAGGAACTTGCTTTTTTCGGACAGGGCCAATACAAAATCGATAATGAAGGGATCAGCATTGCAAAAACAGCCTCCGGAAAAGGTTATCTGCTCGTTTCAAATCAAGCTGCCAACAGCTTTATTTTCTATCCAAGAGAAGGCTCGCCTCTGAATCCTCACGATCACACCAAACTCGCTGAAGTCAGGGTCAGCGCCAGGGATAGCGACGGGAGTGATACCTGGTCTTACGGATTACCTGGTTATGAAGGAGGTTTGTTCGTTGCCATGAGTACCGATAAAACTTTTCATTTCTATTCGCTCAACAAACTGCTTCATCTTGCGGGTTTAAAGCATTAAGCTCATATCGAAACACCTAACATTCGTTAGTTTGTTTGAATCGGGGCGCCGGTTATTTTTAGTGAATAATTCTCACTAAATTTATTACATTTATCCCACACAAAAAAGCCTTATTATGATC
The DNA window shown above is from Saprospiraceae bacterium and carries:
- a CDS encoding phytase; amino-acid sequence: MNRDQILQAEVISEKVLDDSDDPAIWVDPNHPANSLVIGTDKHLDNGGLYVFNLQGKIDRNRTKLGMKRVNNVDVAYGFIWGKDTIDIVVATERDRNSLRIFSLPEMESIDGGGVKIMAQPGDSLPMGIALYKSADHQVYAIVSRKQGPSENYLSQYLLRQDASGRLEAVEVRRFGKFSGKKEIESICVDNELGYIYYSDERAGVRKYFADPSKGNQELAFFGQGQYKIDNEGISIAKTASGKGYLLVSNQAANSFIFYPREGSPLNPHDHTKLAEVRVSARDSDGSDTWSYGLPGYEGGLFVAMSTDKTFHFYSLNKLLHLAGLKH